Within the Echinicola sp. 20G genome, the region CGTATTGATTTTGAGTCAATACCCCTTTTTTAAGTTGGGCGCGCCATTGTCGAACTTCTTTGGTCTGTGGAAATGATCCAATGGTAGTCGTTGGGAACAAAGGAAGGTTCAAGTTGTCTCGTTGCAGTTTTTGGCGAACAGAGAACTGACTTTTGCGTCTGCTATGGTTTTCAGTAAGTCCTTTTACAGCTTCACCGACTACTGGCTTATGAATTATAGGAGACGATATTTTACTTCGAATAGCCTCTTGGTTTTTCTCGAAAATTGGTGCAACCAAATCATTTTCCTTGTCCAGAGAAAGTTGCTTCAAAATGGTGATTTCATTAACTTTTTGTTTAGAAAAAGCGAGCCAGTTTTTGATTTCAATAGGCAATGAAACCTCATTTTTTTCTTCGTCCAAATCACATGGACTATGGAGTAATGAACAACTAGGTCCTATTAAGAGACGGGTTCCTTTTTTACTTTTTTTAGCGTGTTCAATGAGTTTGAGTGATGTCTCAAAATCATTTTTCCAGATGTTTCTACCGTCGATCAAACCTAGTGACAGGCTCATGTTTTCAGGAATTACCTTAAGTACTGGATCCAACTGTTCAGGAGACCTAACCAAATCCACATGCATCGCACATACAGGAAGTGAGGTTGCAAGAGCTATGTTGTCCTTTAACCCACCAAAGTAGGTGGTGAGGATGGTTTTGATGGAGGGGCAAGCTTTTTTGATTTCACCATAAACATATTTAAAAGCTTCTTTTTCGTCTTCCGAAAGGTCCATGGTGAGGAACGGTTCGTCAATTTGAACCCAAGTGGCATCTAAGTTCTCCAACTTTTTAAGAATATCAATGTAAACCGGAAGCAGGTTTTTGATCAGGGAAATTCTATGAAAGCCACTTTCTTTTTCTTTTCCTAGCAAAAGGAAAGATACTGGTCCGAGTAACACAGGCTTGGTGTGTATGCCCAGCCTTTTCGCTTCTTTGAATTCATCCAATACCTTCTTGGAGAAAAGCTTGAAGGTTTGGCCTTTTTTGAACTCAGGAACAATGTAATGATAGTTCGTGTCAAACCATTTGGTCATTTCCATGGCAATGATGTCCAACCCATCATTTTGGTAGCCTCGAGCCATGGCTAAATAAAGATCCAATTCCGGTTTTTTCTGATCTGTTAGGATAGGGTGGTAACGTTCAGGAATAGCGCCGACGGTAAGTGACATGTCCAAAACCTGATCATAAAAGGAAAAATCATTGGATGGAATCAGGTCGATACCTGCTTCCAACTGTAATTTCCAGTTGGTTTCCCTAATGTCAGCTCCTGTTTGAAGGAGTTCATGAAGGGTGCTTTTTTTTGCCCAATAAGCTTCACTGGCTTTTTTGAGCTGTCTTTTGCTACCAATTCGCGGATAGCCAAGATTGTGCGTTAGCATAATGATAAACTTTTAACGTAATAAATAATTGTCAAAAGCCTTTAGCTAAACTTCGCAATGCAGCAACAGGGAGTAATTCTGAAAAATAGGACATACTTTTCCCTTGGGCAGATTGATCCCAGAAGTATTTTGGAAAAAGGAAGTCGTACTTGACAGCTACTTCAAATCGCGAAAGCATTGTCATTCCTGCCGGACTGGGGCAGGTCAATTTAGGCAGGTCTCCTGGCTTGTGACATTTTTGCCGCCCTTCCCATCCTGATAGCTATCAAAACAGTGGGTCTCAAGGGCAAAAACTTTGAAGTCACTTACAGTTGCGCGACAGCCCGTGATTTTCACACGGTTCCCTATTATCCCCGGCCTTGGCCGGTGACCTAAATTGGTGAATGAAGAAATTATGTAAAGAACTTTGAACGGCAAATATAGCGATAACATTTTGGAATGGAAGGAAAAAATAAATTGGTCGTTTCTTAGTAGAGCAAATATGCCGAACCAAAAGATCCTGATTACACAATCTTCTTGACTGGGAAACAGGTTGAAAATAAACACTATGTGATAAGATAGGATTAAATACGGTTATTGGTTTTCTTTCTTGCGACAAAGTCGGCCATACTTCTATTTTTGTAAATATTGAGGGGGTAACTACCCCCTTTGCTCAAATAATTATTAAAAAGACTATGACACAAATAGGGTTAGGCTTGGCGGCTCTTGGGAGGCCTGAATACATCAACGTTAGGTTCGATCAGAATATAGATAAATCTTTTGGTGCTTTTCAGTATAAAACAATGGAAGTATTGGATAGGGCCTATGCCGGTGGAATTCGGTATTTCGACACTGCCCCTTCCTATGGTAAAGGAGAACAGTTTTTATTGGAATGGCACCAAAGTCATCAGCATCCTGATGTCCTTATAGGCACCAAATGGGGATATACCTATAAGGCGAACTGGGAATTGGGGTATGAGGGCGCACATGAAGTAAAGGAACATTCTTTGGTTAAGCTTAAAGAGCAATGGGCATTTTCAAAGCAATTTCTGCCTTCATTGGGTATTTATCAGATTCACTCCGCTACCTTTGAATCTGGCGTGCTTGAAAATAGAGATGTTCATAAGGAGCTATTAAGAATTAAGCAGGAAACTGGGGTTAAAATAGGAATGAGTACCAGTGGTAAATCCCAGAGTGAAATTCTGAAAGCTGCGATGGAAATCAAAGTGGATGGAGAAATCCTTTTTGATAGTTTTCAAGTAACCTTTAACATATTGGAGCAAAGTACATTTTCAGTCTTGAAAGCTGCTCAGAAACTTGGTAAAACCGTCATTATCAAGGAAGGTTTGGCCAATGGAAGGATTTTTCCTAATTCGCGTTTCAAGCATTATGCTGAAAGGTATGATATACTCAAGAAATTAGCTACACATTATCATGTGGGAGTAGATGCATTGGCGCTTCGGTTTATTATGGATTTTCTTCACCCAGATTATGTCTTGAGTGGGGCAGGAAATACAAAGCAACTGGAGGAAAACCTTATGGCCAATCAAATTCAACTTAGTGATTCAGATCTTCGGCTTATGCGAGAAATGGAAGAAAGTGTTGATTCCTATTGGGGTGAAAGAAGCTCATTGAAATGGAATTAGAAAATGATTTTTTTATTCTTCAAAATCTATTTTATTTGTAGCGTCCATTTGGGGAGGCTATAATTTAGTGGCCTGCTCCAATGATTTCGGAGTGTAGCGCAGCCCGGTAGCGTACTTGCATGGGGTGCAAGGGGTCGTGGGTTCGAATCCCGCCACTCCGACTCTTTCGAAACATTTCGATTATAAAACCCTGTAAATCATATGGTTTACAGGGTTTTTTGTTTTTATATACATCAAGATATACCATAATATATCAAGATATATGAGAGCAATTAGGTGAACACTTTTTATTGATTTTATTTTGTTATAATTGACTTAAGTCGCTGTTTAACAGGATGTTGATGATTGTTTTCTTAATTTGTTTTGATTCCTTTTGATTTCCGTTGTGGCCTTATGAGGCGCGTAAATTGAAATTATTAGTCAAAATGATACAAAATGAAATAAAATGAAAGTTTGTAACACATTTGGAATTCACTTTATTGTTAGGAAATCTAGAAGCAAGGCCGGTATGTGCCAAATTTATGTAAGAATTAGTCTCAATGGATCTAGAAGAGAAATTTCCCTAAAAAAGTTTGTTAAAGAGAGTGAATGGGACAAAAATAGAGGGAAGTTAAGAGGGAATCGTAGAAATGTATCCGAAACTAATTTCTTTATTGAAGAGGTTAGGAACCAGGTTTATGAAGCCTATCATGAATTGGCCAATAAAAGGCGGTCATTCCATATCGATGATCTTAAGAATTATTATTTAAGGGGTGGGGAGGAAGAGTATACTTTGTTGCGGTTGATGGAATATCATAATCTTACTTCTGCCAATACACTTTCAAAAGGAAGTTTAAAAAACTATAGGACCACGGAAAAATACCTTAAGATGTATTTTAAGGATTGGTTAAGAGTTTCGGATGTTTTTTTAAGTGAAATCAACTACCGTTTTTTATCTGATTTTGAGTTTTTCCTAAGAAAGTCTTTTCCAAAAGAAGGAAATAAGGGGCTGAGCAATAATGGGATTATGAAGCATCTTGTAAGGCTTAAAAAGCTATCCTCCTTTGGGGAAAGGTTGGAGTGGTTGGAAAAAGATCCTTTTGCTAAGTACCAGATTAAATTTGATAAAGTAGAGAGAGGATTTTTGGATCAGGATGAATTGGAGCTTATTGAAAATACTGATTTTGAACTCCCAAGACTAAATCTGGCTAAAGATCTTTTTGTATTTAGTTGTTATACTGGACTATCTTATGTGGATATTATGAATTTGAAGCAGATACATTTTATCCGTGGAATAGATGGCGGAAAATGGATTTATACCACTAGGCAAAAAACTGGTGTAAAAGTCAAGATTCCAATCTTGCCATTTGCTGAAAGGATAGTTGAGAAATATAAACAAGATTGTAGGGCATTGGATAGAGGAACAATTTTTCCATATGCCAGCAACCAAAAGCTTAATAAAAATTTGAAGGATATTGCAGCAGCATGCGGACTAAATAAGTACCTTACCTTTCATTTGGCCAGACATACATTTGCAACAACAATTACATTACTAAATGGAGTACCCATAGAAACGGTGAGTAAGGTTTTGGGACACACCAAAATTACTACAACCCAAATTTATGCGAAAGTAGTGGAATCAAAGGTCGGAGATGATATGGATAAATTAAGGACGATTTTATCAAGGAAAGAGCGAGAACAGAAGGAGGAAAAAAATCAAATGTACCATAATAGGGGTGATTCTCGGTAGAACGTGATTGTTAGATATAGCAATGGGTAAACTAGGAAAAGCACCTTACTGGGGTGTTACTGGTGAATAAATAATGTTTTTGGATTTTAGGTTTACAGGATTAACCATTAAGCAAAAGATATGAACATTGATTTTATAACAAAACAGGATTTGGTGGATTTCAAAGATGAATTTTTTAAAGAATTGGAATCCTTGATGAAAAAACAATCAGGAACTCCTAATAAAAGGTGGTTGAAATCCTATGAAGTAAGAGAGTTGTTAGGCATCTCACCTGGCACCCTACAGAATTTAAGGGTTAATGGAACGCTGCCATTTACTAAAGTTGGAGGCTTAATGTTTTATGATTTTCAGGATGTAAGGAGGCTGATGGAAAGTGGGAAATGATTGAATATAATGTGTTTTTAGGAGCAAATGATAGGAGGATGAAAAGATGTTGGTTCTCTTATGAACAAATTTTATGATTTTTCGACCATTTTAATACGAAATGACTTCGGTAAGATTATTTAACAAGTGATGTTTCGTTTAAGCCTTTTCTCGAGTCAATTGCATAATCATTTGGAGATGTATTTTTGGGAGGAAAGTTAGTTTTAATAGTACCGTCAGGTGGAGCTGACATCACACGGATTGAACTCTTTTTTGGATGAAATGGAAATAATAAAGAAGCTTGTGGTTTTGGGGGAGTTTGGAGAGGAGTCACTATAGTTTGTAGTAGGCTTTTCCTTTGCCCTACTTTTAAGAGGTGAGTGAGGTTAAAAAACTACTATCTTAACATTATTTTTTAAACTGTTTACTTTTTGTTGACGTCAAACATTCCGGTGTTTTATTTTTCAGGATTAATCCGTAAAAGATTTAACTCTTCCCCCTTAGTTAATTTCTTCAGTTTTTTTCCTGTGATATTAAACCAACCATATTTACTATCAAGTATTATGATTACTAAACCATTTTCAAAATATTCTACTCTATAGTACTTTATAGGGATTACCTCCTTTTCGATCTTTTATAATCACAAACTTGCTCCCTTCCACATATCCATATTGTTTACTTCTCTCAGCAAATTCCCAAAAATCATCCTCATTAACAACTGCAGTGCTTAAAATAAGTAGTGTGGGTTTCCTCAAGCTCCTTTTCATTATAAAAATGTGGTGAGGTGATATAGTTGATATTTTTTCTTTCTCAAAAGCTAGTATTTAGGTTGGATAGTGTTAAGTGACTTTTGCCAACAGAATAAACCGTAGCATTCCATTGAATCATTCATTTATTGATCTGAATGAAAATATGATTGGAAAAATCAATGAGTTTTTCTTTCCCTAAAAAAGTAACTAATCCGTTTAACCGTTACTTTTGTGTAAAATTAAATTAATCTAAATAAATATAAGATGAAGCTTTCCCAATCAAATAGTGCCTTTAAGGCCATTTTTTTATTGTATTTAATCTTGCTTGGATTTACATTTCCCGCCTCGGGACAGCAAGGGCAATCATCGGTACGCGGAAAGGTCGTTGACAATGAAGGTCGGCCGATTTCCTATGTAACTATTCATTTCACAGAACTTAATAAGGGATCCCTTTCCGACAACAATGGAGACTTTGTAGTAGAAAATTTACCAGCTGGAAATTACCAACTGGTAATCTCTCATTTGAACTTTGGAGAAAGGAATATGCAAGTTGAGCTCAAGCCAAGTGAGAAAAAAGACCTT harbors:
- a CDS encoding helix-turn-helix domain-containing protein — its product is MNIDFITKQDLVDFKDEFFKELESLMKKQSGTPNKRWLKSYEVRELLGISPGTLQNLRVNGTLPFTKVGGLMFYDFQDVRRLMESGK
- a CDS encoding site-specific integrase; the protein is MKVCNTFGIHFIVRKSRSKAGMCQIYVRISLNGSRREISLKKFVKESEWDKNRGKLRGNRRNVSETNFFIEEVRNQVYEAYHELANKRRSFHIDDLKNYYLRGGEEEYTLLRLMEYHNLTSANTLSKGSLKNYRTTEKYLKMYFKDWLRVSDVFLSEINYRFLSDFEFFLRKSFPKEGNKGLSNNGIMKHLVRLKKLSSFGERLEWLEKDPFAKYQIKFDKVERGFLDQDELELIENTDFELPRLNLAKDLFVFSCYTGLSYVDIMNLKQIHFIRGIDGGKWIYTTRQKTGVKVKIPILPFAERIVEKYKQDCRALDRGTIFPYASNQKLNKNLKDIAAACGLNKYLTFHLARHTFATTITLLNGVPIETVSKVLGHTKITTTQIYAKVVESKVGDDMDKLRTILSRKEREQKEEKNQMYHNRGDSR
- the metE gene encoding 5-methyltetrahydropteroyltriglutamate--homocysteine S-methyltransferase, producing the protein MLTHNLGYPRIGSKRQLKKASEAYWAKKSTLHELLQTGADIRETNWKLQLEAGIDLIPSNDFSFYDQVLDMSLTVGAIPERYHPILTDQKKPELDLYLAMARGYQNDGLDIIAMEMTKWFDTNYHYIVPEFKKGQTFKLFSKKVLDEFKEAKRLGIHTKPVLLGPVSFLLLGKEKESGFHRISLIKNLLPVYIDILKKLENLDATWVQIDEPFLTMDLSEDEKEAFKYVYGEIKKACPSIKTILTTYFGGLKDNIALATSLPVCAMHVDLVRSPEQLDPVLKVIPENMSLSLGLIDGRNIWKNDFETSLKLIEHAKKSKKGTRLLIGPSCSLLHSPCDLDEEKNEVSLPIEIKNWLAFSKQKVNEITILKQLSLDKENDLVAPIFEKNQEAIRSKISSPIIHKPVVGEAVKGLTENHSRRKSQFSVRQKLQRDNLNLPLFPTTTIGSFPQTKEVRQWRAQLKKGVLTQNQYDEFIRKETEAAIKWQEEIGLDVLVHGEFERNDMVEYFGEQLDGFAFTQNGWVQSYGSRCVKPPIIYGDVSRPEAMTVQWTAFAQSLTSKNVKGMLTGPVTILQWSFVRNDQPRSVTCQQIALAIREEVKDLENAGIKIIQIDEPALREGLPLRQADWDHYLQWAVESFRIAASGVQDKTQIHTHMCYSEFNDIIEHIAAMDADVITIECSRSQMELLDAFAEFKYPNEIGPGVYDIHSPRVPSTDEMVALMKKARAVIPDQLLWVNPDCGLKTRGWEETDGALKKMVLAAKTLREEPELSLAK
- a CDS encoding aldo/keto reductase; this translates as MTQIGLGLAALGRPEYINVRFDQNIDKSFGAFQYKTMEVLDRAYAGGIRYFDTAPSYGKGEQFLLEWHQSHQHPDVLIGTKWGYTYKANWELGYEGAHEVKEHSLVKLKEQWAFSKQFLPSLGIYQIHSATFESGVLENRDVHKELLRIKQETGVKIGMSTSGKSQSEILKAAMEIKVDGEILFDSFQVTFNILEQSTFSVLKAAQKLGKTVIIKEGLANGRIFPNSRFKHYAERYDILKKLATHYHVGVDALALRFIMDFLHPDYVLSGAGNTKQLEENLMANQIQLSDSDLRLMREMEESVDSYWGERSSLKWN